TTGCGAAGAACAAGATTGCGATCAAGGGGCCCACGACCACCCCGGTCGGAACCGGACACAAGAGTGCCAACGTGACACTCCGGAAAATGTTCGACCTTTATGCCAACGTTCGTCCTGCCAAACTGATTCCCGTCCTGAAGAGACCCTGGGACAAGATCGACATTCTGAGCTTCCGGGAAAACACGGAAGACTCCTATGCGGCAATCGAGCATATGGTGTCGAATGAAGTGGCCCAGTGCCTGAAGGTCATCACCTGGCCAGGTTCGGTCCGCATTGCCGAATTTGCGTTCAAGTGGGCGAAAGCCAACGGCCGGAAGAAAATCCAGTGCGTGCACAAGGCCAACATCATGAAGATGACCGATGGTCTTTTCCTGGAAGCTTTCCGGGAAGTCGCAAAGAAGTATCCCGAGATTGAAGCCGGAGACATCATTGTTGACAACTGCTCCATGCAGCTTGTCCGGAATCCCGGCCAGTTCGACTGTCTTGTGCTGCCGAACCTTTACGGCGATATTCTCTCAGACCTGTGCGCGGGTTTGGTGGGTGGTCTCGGATTTGCCCCTGGTGCCAACATCGGTGACAACTGCGCCATCTTCGAAGCGGTTCACGGATCGGCTCCGAAATATGCCGGTATGAAAAAAGTCAATCCTTCTGCGGTTCTTCTTTCCGGCGTCATGATGTTGAAATGGCTGGGCGAGAACAAGGCGGCCGAACGGATTGAAAAGGGCATCGACAAGGTTCTGGCCGAAGGCAAGCATCTGACCTACGATGCGGGCGGAACGGCGTCGACCGACGAATATGCCCAGGCGATCATTCGCGCAATGGACACTCTTTAATCTAACAGGACCGATGACGGTATCGGGAAGGAGATTTCCTCAATGTCTACGATGACTGCTACTTCAGGACGGGCAAAACGTCCGCAGAAGCCGATTACGCTGGTTGGCGTGGATGTCTATGTGATTACGGAAGACGGGATTCCGAAATTTGATGAGTATGGTCCCTTCAAGATCGAATTTATTTCCAATCGCGGAACGAAAGTATGGCCGGGTTACGTAAGCCCCGATCTCATGCTTGTCAACTGGTATCGTTGCCGTTTCACGGCGACCCGTCCCGTGACGGACAAGGATGTTGACGCGTTTGTCGGAGAACTGGGCAAGAAGCACCTGTGGTCCGCTGTCCAGAAGCTCTGGAACTACGGAGACGAAGCCGGATTCAGCAAGGCGTACTAATCGGATTTCTGGCTTGTGAATTGAAAAAGGGGGAGGAGCGTTTCCTCCCTCTTTATTTTGTGGATTTCCTTTTTCCGTCTTTTCTTTTCCCCCTTTTGCACATTCCTCTCGTTTGATTTTCTGCCGAATAAAACGTCTTCTTGTCTTTTTGAATCAAAGGTTGTTTAAAAAATACTTCTGTTTTCTTCGATTTTAAGAACGATGTTCCGGGAGGGGGGCTTCCCGTTCTTGTTGTCGGGTGACGTTTGCAACAAGTTTTTTCAGGGGTTTTCGATCTTTGTGGCAAAGAGGGGAGGCAGAAAAAACGGAGAAAACTGAAATCGCGTGAAGCTTGTTTTTCTTTTCAAAAGTTCATTTGTCTTGAGTCGAGGGAAAAGAGAAGACGGGTGTGAAGACTGACAGAGCTTCCTGGGGGACTTTCCGGCTGTTCCCATATTGGTGCCGAGGGGCAGAATCGAACTGCCGACACGAGGCTTTTCAGGCCTCTGCTCTACCGACTGAGCTACCTCGGCCCGGGCTGTCACTATAAAGAGAAACAGGCTTCGTGTCAAGGTTGTTCATTTTTGGGCTTCTCTTTTCGGGGGATTCGGGTGATCTTGAAAATCTCTCCGGATGGAGCCGGGAGTTTCGGCGGATCCAGAAAGAGGTCACGACGGCGTGGGTTGGGAACCGGGAAGTTTCAT
The sequence above is drawn from the Leptospirillum ferriphilum ML-04 genome and encodes:
- a CDS encoding isocitrate/isopropylmalate dehydrogenase family protein — translated: MAKHVITMLPGEGTGPEICEAVRAVIDHSGVDITWEYEDIGLDCLKEHGTLLPEKTIKSIAKNKIAIKGPTTTPVGTGHKSANVTLRKMFDLYANVRPAKLIPVLKRPWDKIDILSFRENTEDSYAAIEHMVSNEVAQCLKVITWPGSVRIAEFAFKWAKANGRKKIQCVHKANIMKMTDGLFLEAFREVAKKYPEIEAGDIIVDNCSMQLVRNPGQFDCLVLPNLYGDILSDLCAGLVGGLGFAPGANIGDNCAIFEAVHGSAPKYAGMKKVNPSAVLLSGVMMLKWLGENKAAERIEKGIDKVLAEGKHLTYDAGGTASTDEYAQAIIRAMDTL